From the Limanda limanda chromosome 2, fLimLim1.1, whole genome shotgun sequence genome, one window contains:
- the LOC133020192 gene encoding transcription elongation factor 1 homolog, producing the protein MGRRKSKRKPPTKKKLTGDLDNQFTCPFCNHEKSCDVKLERSRNTGIISCTVCLEEFQTPITYLSEAVDVYSDWIDACEAANQ; encoded by the exons ATGGGTCGTCGCAAGTCCAAAAGAAAGCCTCCTACTAAGAAGAAGCTGACGGGGGACCTGGACAATCAGTTCACTTGTCCCTTCTGCAACCACGAGAAGTCGTGTGATGTCAAATT GGAGAGAAGCAGAAACACTGGGATCATCTCCTGCACGGTGTGTTTGGAGGAGTTCCAGACGCCCATCACCT ATCTGTCAGAGGCCGTTGACGTGTACAGTGATTGGATAGATGCCTGTGAAGCAGCCAATCAGTAG
- the pld6 gene encoding mitochondrial cardiolipin hydrolase, giving the protein MIGGERAGARSAIGRLRCQLGRRVVTSARPQHSASSRAVATEAGFVVHTTWKLTEQHADRCSSMSIHLKCHVRISMMWTVKAVGLGVVGLSLSWELFAWFRRRLKPRRTLHEVLFFPSETACLQHIFVPSSPVFCSSSSCMCPLPHGVETSFSRLLCHILSAKSSLDVCVFCFSNMALCSALLALQSKGVTIQVLTDNDYTAIPGSQIGVLRKAGICVRCDATPVYMHHKFVVVDGRLLITGSLNWTLSAVQSNMENVLITEEPKLVQPFVAEFSRLWAFNDPAHNHPSVEREPARFVSRTCD; this is encoded by the exons ATGATTGGAGGAGAGCGAGCCGGGGCGCGGTCAGCCATTGGCCGCCTCAGATGTCAGTTAGGTCGACGGGTGGTGACGTCAGCGCGTCCGCAACACTCAGCCTCTTCCCGCGCGGTGGCGACAGAAGCAG GGTTCGTGGTGCACACGACGTGGAAACTCACAGAGCAACACGCAGACCGCTGCTCATCAATGTCCATTCACCTGAAGTGTCACGTCAGG ATATCGATGATGTGGACAGTGAAGGCAGTTGGCCTCGGGGTGGTGGGCCTCTCTCTGAGCTGGGAGCTGTTTGCCTGGTTCCGCCGGCGCCTCAAGCCGAGACGAACCCTCCATGAGGTCCTCTTCTTCCCCTCAGAAACGGCCTGTTTGCAGCACATCTTCGTTCCCTCTTCAC CTGTTTTCTGCTCCTCTAGCTCCTGTATGTGCCCATTGCCTCATGGCGTTGAGACCTCTTTCTCCCGTCTTCTCTGCCACATCCTCTCTGCCAAGTCTTCTTTGGACGTGTGCGTTTTTTGCTTTTCTAACATGGCTCTATGCAGCGCTTTGTTAGCGCTGCAGAGCAAGGGCGTAACCATCCAAGTCCTCACTGACAATGACTACACTGCCATCCCTGGCTCCCAGATAGGGGTCCTCCGCAAGGCCG GGATCTGTGTGCGCTGTGACGCGACCCCTGTGTACATGCACCACAAATTTGTAGTGGTGGACGGTCGGCTGCTCATCACTGGCTCCCTCAACTGGACGCTGTCAGCAGTGCAGAGCAACATGGAGAACGTCCTCATCACGGAAGAGCCCAAGCTGGTGCAACCCTTCGTCGCAGAGTTCAGCAGGTTATGGGCGTTCAACGATCCGGCTCACAACCATCCCTCAGTCGAACGAGAACCTGCTCGCTTTGTCTCTAGAACCTGTGACTAA